Sequence from the Natronomonas marina genome:
GGGCCGAGCGCGCTCAACTGGCCGGCCCGCAGCGCCTGGGCGATCTCGGGCAGCCCCGTCGAGGAGACGGCGTCCCCGAGACCGAACACCAGGGCGAAGAAGCCGATGAACATCACCAGCGACGCGATGTTGGTGTAGACGAAGAACTTGATGGCGGCGTACTTCCGGCGCGGGCCGCCCCAGACGCCGATGAGGAAGTACATCGGGACCAGCACGGCCTCCCAGAAGACGAACCAGAGCAGGAAGTCGAGCGCCGCGAACACGCCGATGAGCGCGGCCTCCATGAACAGCATCAGGCCGTAGAACTGGCTCTGCCGCTCGTCGATGGGCGTCCACGCGCTCAGGATAGCCAGCATCGTCAGCACCGTCGACAGCACGACCAGCGGCAGCGAGATGCCGTCCAGCCCCATGTGGTAGTTGACCGTGTAGGGACCGACCGAGAGCCACTCGAAGAACGTCTCGTAGGCGATGTCGCCGCCGAGCAGGGCGTTGCCGCTGCCGTCGAAGCCGAAGTACATGTACAGCGAGCCGACGACGGGCAGCGCGGAGATGCCGAAGGCGAGTTTCCCCGCGTAGCGGTCGGGCGCGACCATGACGGCGCCGGCACCGAGCAGACAGACCGCGATGAGGGCCTCTATCAGCATCTAGAACCACCCCCCGATGACGGCGAAGACAGCCAGCAGCGCCAGCACGCTGAGCGTGATGAGCGCCGCGTAGTTGGTGACGATACCCGTCTGGAGCCGACGCAGGCGGTCGCCCGAGAAGAGGCTGACGCTGGAAACGGCATTGACCGCGCCGTCGATGACGCCCTGATCGAAGGTGTCGGCCGCGCTCGCTACGCGGACCGTCAGCCCCTCCGCGAGCCACACCTGGTACTCGTCCTGGTAGTAGTTGTGCATGAGAACCGTCCGAAGACCGCCGAGTTTCTCCGTGTGCCGTTCGGGGTCGGCGCCGCGGTACAGCGAGAACGCGGCGCCGGCACCGGCAAGCGCCAGCCCGAGGCTCAGCCCCGCGCCGACGAGCATCGTTCCGACCTCGCCGCCCGCGATTGTGCCCGTGGTGTAGCCGGCGTAGTCGTGGGTCAACTCGCCGTAGTGGTGGGCGCTCGTCAGCAGTTCCTCGCTGGCGGGGTTGTCGAGATACGCATGCAGGAAGTCCACCTCCGCGCCGGTGAGCTTCTTGATGGGGACGGGGTTGAGGAAGCCGGCGACGACCGCAAGCACTCCCAGCACCGACAGCGGGAACTTGACGTTCCAGCGGACGCCGTGGGGGTCCTCGGCAGTGTCCGTCCGTGGCTCGCCGTGGAACGTCAGCATCACCATCCGGATGGTGTAGAAGCCGGTCACGAACACGGCCGCGAGTCCCATCAGGTAGCCGCCGAGCAGCAGCGGACTCTCGCCGAGACCGTGGACCAGCGTCTCGAACAGCACCTCGTCCTTCGACCAGAAGCCGGCGAACGGGAAGATGCCCGCGAGCGCGAGCGACCCCGCGAGGAACGTGAGGTAGGTGACCCGCATCTCGTCTTTCAGCCCGCCCATCAGCCACATGTCCTCCTCGTGGTGCATGGCGATGATGACTGACCCGGCGCCGAGGAACAGTAGCGCCTTGAATACCGCGTGGGTCGTCAGATGGAAGAACGCGGCGACGTAGCCGCCCGCGCCCAGCGCGAGCATCATGTAGCCGTACTGGCTGATGGTCGAGTAGGCGAGCACCTGCTTGATCTCGTTTTTGACGACGCCCATCGACGCCGCGAACAGCGCCGTGAAGCCGCCCGTGAACGCGATAATGGCCAGCACCGTCGGCAGCAGCGCGTAGAAGCCGTACATCCGGGCGACCAGGAAGACGCCGGCGGCAACCATCGTCGCGGCGTGGATGAGCGCCGACACGGGCGTCGGACCCTCCATGGCGTCCGGCAGCCACGTATGGAAGGGGAACTGTGCGGATTTGCCGAGCACGCCGCCGAGGACGAGCAGGCCGAGCACCGCGAACCACGTCTCGGGCGCGAAGCCGAAGGTGTTGACCGACGCCTCGCCGGCCAGAACCGCCTCCGCGAGCGCAGGGAAGCCGTCCTCGCCGGCGAAGCCCGCGGTGCCGAACGTCGTCAGGACGCCCACGACGCCGATCAGGAAGAAGTAGTCACCGAAGCGGGTGACCAGGAACGCCTTCTTCGCCGCGGAGGGCGGGGCGTCCTCCCGGAACCAGTGGCCGATGAGCAGGTACGAACAGAGGCCCACCAGCTCGAAGAAGAAGAAGGCCATCAGCAGGTTCGCCGAGAAGACGAACGCGAGCATGCTCGCCGAGAACAGTCCGAGACCGGCGTAGTAGCGCGGCAGCCCCGGTTCACCCTCGTCGTTCATGTAGCCGAGCGAGAAGACGTGCACGAGGAAGGCGATGAGCGAGACGATGACCAACATTGCGGCCGACAGCGGGTCGACGAGGAGGCCGAACGTCAGGTCGAACGTCTCGGTCGCGTCGACGAAGGTGTACAGCGTCTCGTCGTAGCCCTCGCCCGTGAGGACGACGTTGGCGAGCATCGCCGCCGAGAGGCCGAGCGACCCGGCCGTCGCCAGGATGCCCGCGAGCGCGCCCTTCTTCGGGAGCCACTTCCCGGCCAGGAGTGCGACCAGGAACGAGACGAACGGCAGCAGCGCGATAGCCGGCGCGTATGCGTATATTCCTGCCATGATTACCACCTCAGTGTCGTCGCTTCGGTCACGTCCACGTCGTCGAAGTTACGGTACAGCACCAGGATGATACCGATGCCGATGGCGACCTCCGCCGCGGCCAGCGCCATCGTGAACAGCGTGAACACCTGGCCGGTGATGTTCCCCCAGTAGAACGCGAAGGCGACGAGGTTGATGTTCGCGGCGTTCAGCATCAACTCGACGCTCATCAGGAACATCAGGGCGTTCTCCCGGGTCAGGATGCCGAAGACACCGATACAGAACACCGCCGCCGAGAGGACGAGATAGTACTCGGCGGGGACGGTTCCGAGAACCATCAGCCATCCCCCTCCTCGTCCTTCTTTGCGAGCATGACCGCGCCGTCAAGTGCGGCGTCGAGCACGACGGCGATGGTGATGAAGGCCACGAGGAAGCCCTCGCTGGCGATGTCACCGGCGTCGAGGTTGAACATCGCGTAGCCGATAGAGCGTGTCACCGAGCCGTCGGCGAACCCCTCGGCAGTGCCGAACCCCGAGGTCAGGAAGACGGCCGCGAGGAAACCGAAAAGTCCCACAGCGAGGATCCCCGTGAGCTTGCTCCCCCCGTAGAGGCGCGGACGGGTCGTCACGGCGCCACCTCCGTCTCCGGCCCGCTCTCGCGGCGGACCAGCATGACCGCGAAGGTGATGAGGATCAGTACCCCGCCGACGTACACGAGTACCTGCATCGCGGCCAGAAACTCGGCGCTCAACATCACGTAGTGGACCGCGACGGACAGCAGCGCCACGCCCAAGAGTAGCGCCGAGTGCCACACGTCACGGGCCAAGACGACGCCCAGGCTCGCCCCGACGGTCACGAGGGCGAACAGCAGGAACGCCAGTAACTGGTACGGTACTACAGCCATTGTTTACCTCTGCATCCGGGTTCCCTTTGAAGATTTCCTTTGCGTTCCACGCCGGCGACGCCAGCAGGCCGGGCCAGCCCCGCTTCAGGACTCCAGGCCCGTCTCCTGCAGCGTGACCCAGACGACTCCCTCGGGTGCGGCCTCGTCGGCCCGGAACAACGCCGTACTGACCCGGCCCGTCTCGCCCGCCGCCGTCGACTGCCGCTCCTCGTACCGCACCACGGCGTGGTCGTCCAGCAGCGCGACCGTCTCTATCTCCCGGACGTCGATGTCGAAGTCCTCGCCGGCGGTGCGGCCGTGCGACTCCGCGATCCCGTCGACGAGCGCCTCGTGGTCGACCCGCTCGCCGGCCGTCGTGACCATCTCGAACTCGGGGGCGAGCGCCCGCTCGAGGCGGGAGAGATCGCTCCGCGGGGCCGCCCCGGCGAACCACTCGACGAAGAACTCGTGGAGGCCCGTTATCTCGGCCCGACACGCCGTGGGAGTCAGCATACTCCCCCTACGACGCCGACCAGTAAATCGTTGGGTGTGGCTACTCGAGCAGTCCCAGGTCCTCGGCGACGAAGTCCGCGATTTGGTCCATCACCGCGGGGTCGACCTCCGCGACCGCCTCGCCGTCGTGGAGTTGCTCGTTGTGCCGCGCGACGGCGTCCTCGACATCCGAAAACGGGACCTTCGTGCGCGTGTCACACTCGCTGCAGACGACCGGGATGTCCGGCAGGCCCTCGTCGTCGTCGGTGTCAGTCATGCCTCGACCTGTGGCGGCCGTTGTAAAAACCGGTGCGGTCGACGTATCCGGCCAAACGGTCTCGTGATCCTCAAGTAACGGTAGGAGGGGTTGACCTCCTCCCACGGCTGTAGTGATTAGCGGATCTTATTGAGGAATCCACTGAGGTGATTGTCAATCCACGATGCAGCGAAGCTCAGTTGCTCGGTCAGTTCTTCGAACAGATCGTCAAGGAGTGTTCGGTACTCGTCTTCATCTTCGACAATCAGCGGTGATGACTCCCACTTGAGACTTTTCCAGACTGGCTCGATTGGATTGAGATGCGGCGATCCAACCGGAAGGAATACGAGATCAATTCCTAGTTCGTGGGCACGCTTGCGAGTGTACTTGCAAATGTGAGATGAGAAGTTATCTAAAACGAGCAGAATCCGGGTACGCGGATTCTGCTCGCGGATCGTCTCGAAGCACTCACAGATCTGTTCTTTCTCCTGGTTCGGCGGAAACGACAGTACACTCTCACCGTTGAGTGCATAGAACCCGGCCGCTGGTGTGTCGATTTTCACCAGCGGCCGGGTGATGTGTGGGTCATCAACTGTGTACATCCGCTGAGAATTGTCCCACGGCTGTGGATGTGACAGGTCGAAAAACCCGATGACTGTGCCACCATCTGTTCGAATATCCTCGTCACGGTCCCAGTCTTCGTCGTCTTGATCTTTCTCTCGTTTGTTGTGAGGCTGATCGTCGGCATCCTCGTCGAACGCGTACTCGACGCGTTCGTCGAGAATCCCTTCGGCGTCGTCTGGTCGATCAGGACGTTTCGTCCGTGGAATAGCGTACGAGAGGCCGAGGTTGTCCAGAAACGTCGGTAGATAGTGTGGATGATACTCGATATTGAATTCCTCGTTGAGGAGATGCTGAATCTCCTGTTTTTTCCAGGGCTGGCCCTCACGGAGTCGCTCGATCAGTCGCTGCTGTTCGGCCTCGCCGAGCTTCGGGGGCCTGCCGCCCCCGAAGTTCGGCGTGAGTTTGCCCAGTCCTCCTTCATTCCAGCGTTCGACCCAGTTGTCAGCTGTCCCCTCTGATCGCCCAACGTCATCAGCGGCTTCAGCGAGCGTCGCTCCCTTGTATAGCCGTTTGATGAACACGAGCCGTTCGTGTTGCTTCACGTCGTCAGTTTCCGTGAGCAGTCTATCCAGGTCTTCCTCGCTCAGGTGGCGTACAACTTCTTTCTCACGGCCAGTCATTACATCGAAAAGACGGTTTTCCTCAATAACTTCCCCGAATGACTAACGCCGTGGGATTCCCACGTTGGGAGTTTCAGGTTTGCAGTCTCGTCGGCATGACGGGACTGCTGGCGGGGCCAAGCCGCCGTTACTCCTATCCCGGCATGGGATTCAGAGGTACCGTGTGTCGGAATCCACAGCCAGCGGCCCCGAAGGGGATTCCTTCAGATTCAGACGTAGTGTGGCCCGAATCCCGATATTATCCGTTTATTCGGGCGGCTCGACCGCCTCGGTACGGCCTTTTTACGCCCTACTCAACTATAAAACTCCGGGGCTGCGCACCCTCGTGGATAGATTCCCAGTTGTCGGCTTCATCCCTACCCGTGAACGGGTGGGCTTTCGCTTCGCTACCGCTGTAAAACCAAGGTCTATGATTGGTACACCCGTCGTCGGCAGTCAGTATGAAGACGGTCCGAACCCAGTTGACGGCAAGACCAGAGCTCCCCCAAGCCACAGACGGAGCTCGCACTGCGGGTCTGCCTTCTTACAGAAACATCGGTAAGTCTTGGGTGTGGCGCAGTTGCTCTGAAATCAATGAAACCTCTCGGAAAGAACGATGATAGTTTATGTTACTCCGCATCTATTAATTAGGAATTAAATTTAAGTATATAAAATAAGATTATACAGATATGGCAGATGAAGATATTCCGAAGGAGACCGACAGAAATGACAAGTCTGGGTCTGTGTCCATCGTTAGTCAAGTGACCCGTCGAAAAAGTATAAAAGCACTCGGCAACCTTGGGTTAGGAACTGCATTTCTGACCGGCAATACAGTCGCGGATTCTAATTCGGGCACCACAGGTGGAAACGAGAAACAGATGAAACAAAAGGACGTTCCGTCTGTCGAAGAGTCCAATGTGGTCTATATCCCACCTGAAGAGGTCGAATGGCCGGACGACAACATGGTCAGTTCTGACGGTCCGGTTTCCTCATCTACGCGTGTCTCGAAAGTGAATTCGAGGTGCCTTGGTGGTCAAATAGCCCGTATTGGTGTTGAAGTATGTCCGAACGATGGTGATTTTGAGGTTTCCGTTTCGCTATTAGGAGTCTTAGTGGGGAACTATTCGTTCGATGGAGATGTATATAAACACACCACTAGCTGGCAAGGCGCAGTTCCGGGGGCCCCCGGTATATTTCAGAGAGTTGATCTGACATTCTACTTCGATAGCGTCACCGATGTGTCTGTACAAGCCGACTTCTGCTACTACTCCAATCTCCAGTGGTACTGCACGGAATACCCAAAAACCAAACTCAGTTAGGAAGTAATGTGACGAAAATGCCAACAAAACATCCGCTTAACTATACGATGGTAAATCGGCAAGAGCTCATTTACATAGCCGCCGGTGGAGTACTCGGATGGGTAGCAATCTATTCTTATAACGCGGTATATGGCTCGGGGAGCTCGGTCTACGTATCGATCAGCCTTATCGGGAGCGCTGTCGCCGGGTTCCTCGCCGCAAGAGGCGAGAGAAACCCCCAACGGGTCGGCGTCGGCGCAGCACTCGTTGGGACGTTCCCAATCCTGTATTTGATGTACGATAGCGCGATTCAGATGGCGGGTGGACTCATTACGGACTCGGCTCCCTGGGTGTTCCTCGTCTTCGGTGTCCTGATGGTAGCGATTCTTACGTTCCAAGCGGTTGGAGGACTCATCTGCGGTAAGGCTGGCGGGTGGCTCGAAAAACGAATCGCATCCTGATCGATACCGACTGGTCGGAGATACCGATAATGAACGGCGTTCGCGGGTGGTTGAATACTCTTCCACTCGGCAACCACCAAGCTGAAACGACTGATACAGCGGGAAGAACCCGCAAGCGGACGAAGAGGGTCTAGCGGTTTGCTCGAAAGAACGCCGTAGGCTGTTTCGACATGACGAACGATGTCTGCGACATCGTTCAAATCACACCGGACGACCGGGAGGAGCGCGGGACCTTCGTGCGCGTGTCACACTCGGTGCAGACGACCGGGATGTCCGGCAGGCCCTCGGCGTCGTCGGCGCTGGTCATGGCCCCGAGTGGGGTCGCCTCCGTGAAAACCGCCGCGGTTCGTGGCGTCCGGACCGGCTACACCTCGACGACGTTGCCGCAGTCGGGACAGGTCAGCGTCACGTCTTCGCCGTCGACGTCGGTGACGTGGTAGTCCGCACCGCACGCCCGGCAGGGCAACTTCGTGCGCGTCTCGCCCATCCCCTGCGGGGCGCCCATCGCCAGCGCACGGACGCGGTCGTCGCCGTCGTTTCTGCCCTCCTGGTACTCGCCGGGGGCGAACCGGACGACCTCGTCGGGGCCGACCTCGTGGGTGTCCTCCGGCGTCTCGAAGGTCGCCGTCCCCTCCATCACGTAGAAGACCTCCTCCTGATCCATGTGGGTGTGAATCCCGCCGGAGAAGGAGTCGCCGGGTTCGAGTTCGTAGTAGTTCAGCGCCATGTCCGACAGCCCAAGCGGGCCCGTGGCGTGTTTCTGTACGTCCGCGACGCGCGGGTCGTTCTCCAGGTCGTCGATTGCTACCTTCTCCATGGCGAACGGTGGATGTGCGGCACACGGAGTAAATTTTGGTGTCGGAGGTGGGACACTGCGACAGGAACGACGAACCACCGGAGCATCCGCCGAGGGAGCGAAGCGACCGAGGCGGTTCGCGGCGGCGAGGCGACGGAGGTCGCCGAGCCGCCGTAGCGCGCGACGACTAACGCGCTCGAACGAAGTGAGAGCGCGGCTGGAGGAGCGCGCGCATATTTTCCCCACGTTTTTGCCGACCCCCGAAGGGGGTCGTGTAAAAAGTGGGTGTCTATTGGTAGTCCACTTCGCCCTCGCCCTCGCCGATCCAGGCGCCGCGGTCGGGTTCGCGCGAGGCGAGCGGGTCGATGTCCTTGTACCAGGGGACGTTCTTCAGTTCCTCCATGTTGTAGGCCAGATCGTCCTTGGTGTCGCCGGTGAACTCGAAGTTCTGGGTCAGGAGGATGGCGTCGACGGGGCAGACCTCCTCGCAGAGCCGGCAGTAGATGCACTGCCCGATGTGGAGGTTGTACTGCTCGCCGTTGCGCTGTTCGTCGGTGACGATCTGGATGGTGTCGTTCGGGCAGACGTTCTCGCACTGCCGACACCAGATGCACCGTTCCTGTGAGAACTTGTGGACGCCGCGGAACCGCGGGGAGACGTCGGGCGTCTCCTCGGGGTACTGGACGGTGAACTTCTCGCCGTCCAGAGCGTGTTTCATCGTCGTTGCCATCGATTTGAGCATTCCAATCATGGTCAGGCGATCACCCCCACGATGACGGCCGTGAGGATCAGGTTCGCGAGCGACAGCACCAGCATCCCCTTCCAGCCGATCTGGATGAGCTGGTCGATACGGAGCCGCGGCAGCGCCGAGCGGGCCCACTGGGTGAACAGGAAGACCCCCCAGATCTTGATGATGAACCAGAGGATTCCGGGCAGGACCGGCCCGGCGGGGCCGCCGAGGAACAGCGTGGCGATGATGGCGCCGCCGAGGAAGATGTGGATGAACTCGCCGAGGTAGATCAACACGAAGTAGACGCTGGAGTACTCGGTCTGGTAGCCCGCGACGATCTCGGTCGGCGCCTCGGGGATGTCGAAGGGATTGCGGCCGACCTCCATCAGGTTCGCGATCATGAACAGCGCGAACGCGAAGGGGTTGACGAAGGCGTACCACGACGGAATCGTGAGGCCGGCGACGCTGACGAGCGCCTCGCTCTGGGCGGCCACGATTTCGCTCATCTGCAGCGACCCGGAGAACAGCACGACGGACGCCGCGATGAGCACCAGCGGAATCTCGTAGGCGAGGTTCTGGGCGACCGCTCGCAGGCCGCCGAGCATCGAGAACTTGTTGTTCGAGCCGTAGCCGGCCATCACCAGCGCCAGCGAGGCGATGGAGGCGACGGCGAAGACGTAGACCAGACCGATTTCGGGGTCGGCGAGGTGGATGCCGTTGCCCATCGGGATGACGGCGAAGCCCAGCAGCGCCGACCACGCGAGCAGGAGCGGCGCGATGTCCCAGGCGGGGCGGTCGACGCCCTCCGGGACGATGAGTTCCTTCGACAGCAGGCGGACCGCGTCGGCGACGATGATGAGCAATCCGGCGGGGCCGACCCGGTTGACCGCGTAGCGGTCGGTGAAGGCGGCGGTTATCTTCCGCTTGGCCCACGGCCCGGCGACGGCAGTCATCGCAAGCATGAGCGTGCCGACCAGCGCCGCGCCGATGAAGGAGGCGACGAAGTCCTCGGCAGGCGACAGTTCCGAACCGAACCCGAGCAGGCGGCCGATGGTGTCCGGCAGCGTCGTCTGTGCCGGCAGCATCTACCGGTCCACCTCCCCCAGCACGATGTCGAGGCTGCCCAGCGACGCGATGAGGTCCGGGATGTACTCGCCCTCGGTCATCTCCCGCAGCGTGTGCAGGTTACAGAAGCACGGGCTGCGGATCTTGAACCGGGCGGGCTTGTCGGTGCCGTCCGAACGCATGTAGATGCCGAGTTCGCCCTTGGCGGCCTCGACGCCCCGGTAGATCTCGGTGTCGGGGTCCGGCTTCAGCGTCCGCGGGACGTTGGCCTGGATGGTCCGCTCCTCCTCGGGCCAGTCCTCGAGCAGGTCCACACACTGCTCGATGATCTTCGCGGACTCCTCGACCTCGCGCAGGCGCACGAGGACGCGACTGTAGTTGTCACAGCCGTCCTCGGTGACGACGTCCCAGTCGAGTTCGGGGTAGTAGCCGTAGGGGTCGTCCCGCCGGAGGTCGATGTCGACGCCGGAACCGCGGGCGACCGGGCCGGTGGCGCCGTACTGCTTTGCGACGTCGGGCGGCAGTTCGCCGGTGTCGACACACCGGACCTGGAAGATCTCGTTGGAGGTGACCAGGTTGTGGTACTCCTTCATCTTCTCCGGCAGGTCCTCAAGGAAGTCCCGCGTCTTCTCGAAGAACTCCTCGCGGGGTTCCGGCAGGTCCCAGGCCACGCCGCCCAGTCGGAGGTAGTTGAACATCAGCCGCTGGCCGGTGAGGTCCTCGAGGATGTCCTGGACGACCTCCCGGTCCCGGAAGGCGTACTGGAAGGTGGCGGTGAAGTCGCCGAACACGTCCAGACAGAACGTCCCCAGCGCGAGCATGTGGCTGGCGATGCGGCACAGTTCGGCCGACATCGTCCGGATGACCTGGGCGTACTCGGGCACCTCGATGTCCGCGAGGTCCTCGGCGGCGCGCGCGTAGGCCCACTCGTTGAGGATGCCCGCCGAGACGTAGTCCCAGCGGTCGGGATACGGCATGATCTGGTGCCGGTAGGTTCCCTGCTGGCACATCTGCTCCTCGCAGCGGTGCAGGTAGCCGATGTCGGGTTCGACGTCGGCTATCTGCTCGCCGTCCAGCACCGTCTTGACGTGGAGGACGCCGTGGGTCGCCGGGTGGTGCGGCCCGACGTTGATGAACATCGTGTCGGACTCGCCGGGTTCGTCGGACCCGGCGCGCTGGTCGGGTTCCAGCGGGTTGGCGTGCTCGCGGAACGGGACGACCTGCGGCTTCTCGGGGTCGTAGTCCTTCCCCAGCGGGTGACCCTGCCACGTCTCGGGTAGCAGGATGCGTCGGAGGTCCGGGTGGCCCTCGTACTCGATGCCGACGAGGTCGTAGGCCTCCCGCTCGTGCCAGTCGGCCGTCCGGTAGACCGGTTCGGCGGTCTGGCTGACCGGTTCGTCCGTCGCGGTCGGGACCACAACGCCGACCTCCTGGGTCGGGTCGTCGTACTTCTTGAGGTGGTAGATGGACTCGTAGCGGTCCTCGTACTCCTGGGCGGTGACACAGGAGCAGTAGTCGAAGCCGGCCTCCTGCCGCAGCGCCGAGAGGGCGTCCTGGACCTCGTCGGGGCGGACGACGAAGGCGGGGGCGTTGACGTGGTCCTCCCGTTCCAGCGCCGTCTCGCCGAGCAGCGCCTCGAGTTCGTCGTAGTCGACCTCGCCGTCCGCCGTCTCGCCGACGTCCGTGGGTCGCGGTTCTTCCAAGCTCATGGCGAGTTGGCCCAGTTGTACCGCATCACGAGGTCGTCCTCGTCGATCTCGTCCGCGAGGTGCTGTACGAGTTCGTCCTGCTCGAGGTCGCCGAACTGTTCGAGTTCGTAGGGCTTGACCGTCACCGGCGACGTCTCGCCGTTCGCGACCCGTTCCTGGAGTTTGGCGATGCCGTAGATGAGCGCCTCGGGGCGGGGCGGACAGCCGGGGACGTGGATGTCCACCGGGATGACCTCCTCGGCGCCCTTGATGACGTTGTACCCCTCCTGGAAGGGACCGCCGGAGATGGTACACGAGCCCATCCCGACGACGAACTTGGGTTCGGGCATCTGGTCGTACACCCGCTTCATCCGCGGGGCGAACTTCGAGA
This genomic interval carries:
- the nuoL gene encoding NADH-quinone oxidoreductase subunit L, which translates into the protein MAGIYAYAPAIALLPFVSFLVALLAGKWLPKKGALAGILATAGSLGLSAAMLANVVLTGEGYDETLYTFVDATETFDLTFGLLVDPLSAAMLVIVSLIAFLVHVFSLGYMNDEGEPGLPRYYAGLGLFSASMLAFVFSANLLMAFFFFELVGLCSYLLIGHWFREDAPPSAAKKAFLVTRFGDYFFLIGVVGVLTTFGTAGFAGEDGFPALAEAVLAGEASVNTFGFAPETWFAVLGLLVLGGVLGKSAQFPFHTWLPDAMEGPTPVSALIHAATMVAAGVFLVARMYGFYALLPTVLAIIAFTGGFTALFAASMGVVKNEIKQVLAYSTISQYGYMMLALGAGGYVAAFFHLTTHAVFKALLFLGAGSVIIAMHHEEDMWLMGGLKDEMRVTYLTFLAGSLALAGIFPFAGFWSKDEVLFETLVHGLGESPLLLGGYLMGLAAVFVTGFYTIRMVMLTFHGEPRTDTAEDPHGVRWNVKFPLSVLGVLAVVAGFLNPVPIKKLTGAEVDFLHAYLDNPASEELLTSAHHYGELTHDYAGYTTGTIAGGEVGTMLVGAGLSLGLALAGAGAAFSLYRGADPERHTEKLGGLRTVLMHNYYQDEYQVWLAEGLTVRVASAADTFDQGVIDGAVNAVSSVSLFSGDRLRRLQTGIVTNYAALITLSVLALLAVFAVIGGWF
- the nuoK gene encoding NADH-quinone oxidoreductase subunit NuoK, translated to MVLGTVPAEYYLVLSAAVFCIGVFGILTRENALMFLMSVELMLNAANINLVAFAFYWGNITGQVFTLFTMALAAAEVAIGIGIILVLYRNFDDVDVTEATTLRW
- a CDS encoding NADH-quinone oxidoreductase subunit J, giving the protein MAVVPYQLLAFLLFALVTVGASLGVVLARDVWHSALLLGVALLSVAVHYVMLSAEFLAAMQVLVYVGGVLILITFAVMLVRRESGPETEVAP
- a CDS encoding DUF4440 domain-containing protein, which codes for MLTPTACRAEITGLHEFFVEWFAGAAPRSDLSRLERALAPEFEMVTTAGERVDHEALVDGIAESHGRTAGEDFDIDVREIETVALLDDHAVVRYEERQSTAAGETGRVSTALFRADEAAPEGVVWVTLQETGLES
- a CDS encoding IS630 family transposase — protein: MTGREKEVVRHLSEEDLDRLLTETDDVKQHERLVFIKRLYKGATLAEAADDVGRSEGTADNWVERWNEGGLGKLTPNFGGGRPPKLGEAEQQRLIERLREGQPWKKQEIQHLLNEEFNIEYHPHYLPTFLDNLGLSYAIPRTKRPDRPDDAEGILDERVEYAFDEDADDQPHNKREKDQDDEDWDRDEDIRTDGGTVIGFFDLSHPQPWDNSQRMYTVDDPHITRPLVKIDTPAAGFYALNGESVLSFPPNQEKEQICECFETIREQNPRTRILLVLDNFSSHICKYTRKRAHELGIDLVFLPVGSPHLNPIEPVWKSLKWESSPLIVEDEDEYRTLLDDLFEELTEQLSFAASWIDNHLSGFLNKIR
- a CDS encoding DUF5518 domain-containing protein, producing MPTKHPLNYTMVNRQELIYIAAGGVLGWVAIYSYNAVYGSGSSVYVSISLIGSAVAGFLAARGERNPQRVGVGAALVGTFPILYLMYDSAIQMAGGLITDSAPWVFLVFGVLMVAILTFQAVGGLICGKAGGWLEKRIAS
- a CDS encoding cupin domain-containing protein, encoding MEKVAIDDLENDPRVADVQKHATGPLGLSDMALNYYELEPGDSFSGGIHTHMDQEEVFYVMEGTATFETPEDTHEVGPDEVVRFAPGEYQEGRNDGDDRVRALAMGAPQGMGETRTKLPCRACGADYHVTDVDGEDVTLTCPDCGNVVEV
- a CDS encoding NuoI/complex I 23 kDa subunit family protein — its product is MIGMLKSMATTMKHALDGEKFTVQYPEETPDVSPRFRGVHKFSQERCIWCRQCENVCPNDTIQIVTDEQRNGEQYNLHIGQCIYCRLCEEVCPVDAILLTQNFEFTGDTKDDLAYNMEELKNVPWYKDIDPLASREPDRGAWIGEGEGEVDYQ
- a CDS encoding complex I subunit 1/NuoH family protein, with translation MLPAQTTLPDTIGRLLGFGSELSPAEDFVASFIGAALVGTLMLAMTAVAGPWAKRKITAAFTDRYAVNRVGPAGLLIIVADAVRLLSKELIVPEGVDRPAWDIAPLLLAWSALLGFAVIPMGNGIHLADPEIGLVYVFAVASIASLALVMAGYGSNNKFSMLGGLRAVAQNLAYEIPLVLIAASVVLFSGSLQMSEIVAAQSEALVSVAGLTIPSWYAFVNPFAFALFMIANLMEVGRNPFDIPEAPTEIVAGYQTEYSSVYFVLIYLGEFIHIFLGGAIIATLFLGGPAGPVLPGILWFIIKIWGVFLFTQWARSALPRLRIDQLIQIGWKGMLVLSLANLILTAVIVGVIA
- a CDS encoding NADH-quinone oxidoreductase subunit D, whose protein sequence is MSLEEPRPTDVGETADGEVDYDELEALLGETALEREDHVNAPAFVVRPDEVQDALSALRQEAGFDYCSCVTAQEYEDRYESIYHLKKYDDPTQEVGVVVPTATDEPVSQTAEPVYRTADWHEREAYDLVGIEYEGHPDLRRILLPETWQGHPLGKDYDPEKPQVVPFREHANPLEPDQRAGSDEPGESDTMFINVGPHHPATHGVLHVKTVLDGEQIADVEPDIGYLHRCEEQMCQQGTYRHQIMPYPDRWDYVSAGILNEWAYARAAEDLADIEVPEYAQVIRTMSAELCRIASHMLALGTFCLDVFGDFTATFQYAFRDREVVQDILEDLTGQRLMFNYLRLGGVAWDLPEPREEFFEKTRDFLEDLPEKMKEYHNLVTSNEIFQVRCVDTGELPPDVAKQYGATGPVARGSGVDIDLRRDDPYGYYPELDWDVVTEDGCDNYSRVLVRLREVEESAKIIEQCVDLLEDWPEEERTIQANVPRTLKPDPDTEIYRGVEAAKGELGIYMRSDGTDKPARFKIRSPCFCNLHTLREMTEGEYIPDLIASLGSLDIVLGEVDR
- a CDS encoding NADH-quinone oxidoreductase subunit B gives rise to the protein MSSDQEIHDTVSTQEARMGEGVDNRFNSKLREAFGSSPFILTKFDKFMNWVRGSSMFMLQFGIACCSIEMIHTYAIKHDLDRFGAGVPRASPRQADVIIVPGTIVSKFAPRMKRVYDQMPEPKFVVGMGSCTISGGPFQEGYNVIKGAEEVIPVDIHVPGCPPRPEALIYGIAKLQERVANGETSPVTVKPYELEQFGDLEQDELVQHLADEIDEDDLVMRYNWANSP